From one Catellatospora sp. IY07-71 genomic stretch:
- a CDS encoding amidohydrolase family protein, which translates to MTVTTRPRPRLLLLRAARLFDGEALLDDPAVLVDGARIASLTQGATGVPDGAEVVDLPGATLLPGLVDTHVHLAFDASTTPVTRLAERDDAAAYEAMCRAARSAAAGGVTTVRDLGDRGYLALRVRAAARAGDHTLPEVLAAGVPITTPGGHCHFLGDDAAGDVAQLREAVRARAARGVDVIKVMASGGHMTAGSRPEVSQYTVAELRAVVEQAHALGLPVAAHAHGTAAIVAAVEAGVDCLEHATFMTPDAVDDVPAELLDTIVARGVALSLTFGTRQVEGHAVPPSIATRMAGFIRNAGRMHRAGARIVIGTDAGIAPVKPHFVLRHAVPQLAPLGMSGAEALHAVTARAADVIGLGHRKGRIAAGYDADILAVSGDPVAEPAAIHRLLAVYVRGEQLVDGPAA; encoded by the coding sequence ATGACGGTCACCACGCGCCCCCGCCCACGGCTGCTCCTGCTCCGCGCCGCGCGCCTGTTCGACGGCGAAGCCCTGCTCGACGACCCGGCCGTGCTGGTGGACGGGGCACGGATCGCATCCCTCACGCAGGGCGCGACCGGAGTGCCGGACGGCGCCGAGGTGGTCGACCTGCCCGGGGCCACGCTGCTGCCGGGACTCGTCGACACGCATGTGCACCTGGCTTTCGACGCCTCCACGACGCCGGTCACCCGGCTGGCCGAACGCGACGACGCGGCGGCGTACGAGGCGATGTGCCGCGCGGCGCGCTCGGCCGCGGCCGGTGGCGTCACCACCGTGCGCGACCTCGGCGACCGCGGTTACCTGGCGCTGCGGGTCCGGGCGGCGGCCCGCGCCGGGGATCACACCCTGCCCGAGGTCTTGGCGGCCGGCGTGCCGATCACGACACCCGGCGGGCACTGCCACTTCCTGGGCGACGACGCCGCGGGCGACGTGGCGCAGCTGCGCGAGGCGGTGCGCGCGCGGGCCGCCCGTGGCGTGGACGTCATCAAGGTCATGGCCAGCGGCGGCCACATGACCGCGGGCAGCCGCCCGGAGGTGTCCCAGTACACCGTGGCCGAGCTGCGGGCGGTGGTCGAGCAGGCGCATGCGCTCGGGCTGCCGGTCGCCGCGCACGCGCACGGCACGGCGGCGATCGTCGCCGCGGTCGAGGCCGGGGTGGACTGCCTGGAGCACGCCACGTTCATGACCCCCGACGCGGTCGACGACGTGCCCGCCGAGCTGCTGGACACGATCGTGGCCCGGGGCGTCGCGCTGAGCCTCACCTTCGGCACCCGGCAGGTCGAGGGACACGCGGTGCCGCCGAGCATCGCCACCCGGATGGCGGGCTTCATCCGCAACGCGGGCCGGATGCACCGGGCGGGCGCGCGGATCGTGATCGGCACCGACGCCGGCATCGCCCCGGTCAAACCGCACTTCGTGCTGCGCCATGCGGTGCCGCAGCTCGCCCCGCTGGGCATGAGCGGCGCGGAGGCGCTGCACGCGGTCACGGCGCGCGCGGCCGACGTGATCGGGCTGGGCCACCGCAAGGGCCGGATCGCGGCCGGCTACGACGCCGACATCCTGGCGGTCTCGGGAGACCCGGTCGCCGAGCCGGCCGCGATCCACCGGCTGCTGGCCGTGTACGTACGCGGCGAGCAGCTGGTGGACGGTCCCGCGGCTTAG
- a CDS encoding RidA family protein — translation MIEKIHSDEIASLPVPLSHATRAGDYVFVSGQVAVRPDGSTVTGDFEAEVRQVLDNLQAVCRAAGGDLGDVCKVTAFLLSAALFAPFNAVYREYFGEPFPARSTVLAALANPDLRVEVEAILYLPREA, via the coding sequence GTGATCGAGAAGATCCACAGCGACGAGATCGCGTCGCTGCCCGTGCCCCTGTCACACGCGACGCGGGCCGGAGACTACGTCTTCGTCTCCGGCCAGGTGGCCGTCCGGCCCGACGGCAGCACGGTCACCGGCGACTTCGAGGCGGAGGTCCGCCAGGTCCTCGACAACCTCCAGGCGGTCTGCCGGGCCGCGGGCGGGGACCTCGGCGACGTGTGCAAGGTGACCGCGTTCCTGCTCAGCGCCGCCCTGTTCGCGCCGTTCAACGCGGTGTACCGGGAGTACTTCGGCGAGCCGTTCCCGGCCAGGTCGACGGTGCTCGCCGCGCTGGCCAACCCGGACCTGCGCGTCGAGGTCGAGGCGATCCTCTACCTGCCCCGCGAGGCGTAA
- a CDS encoding sugar ABC transporter ATP-binding protein has protein sequence MPPDSDGPLLRMRGVGKAFFGVRVLDDVDLDLHSGQVHALVGENGAGKSTLMKIASGVYQPDAGTLELAGQPVTLPDPRAAQAAGIGIIHQEFNLLPERTVAENVFLGREPMRRGLVDRRAMHARTAELLAGIGEDAITPQARVGRLSVAQQQVVEIVKALALDARVLIMDEPTASLAEHEVELLYKLVRRLQQRGIGILYVSHRLTEVFDLSGRITVLKDGRRVTTLDTAEATADTLVRHMVGRELSHYYPERAAPGSAGPARLTLSAAGNGRLHPVDLELRAGEVLGVGGLQGSGRSALARAVFGIDGFRTGRVLLDGEPVRLRSPRQAVRAGIAYVTEDRKGEGLALSQSVLDNALLAQRAVRPRWFGRAARTTTVRELLDAVEVHAAGTEQEIRYLSGGNQQKVVLARWLAMTPRVLLFDEPTRGIDVGAKAAIHDLIRRLAADGAAVLMISSELPELIGMSDRIVVMCDGAIAGELPAGASEEAVMGLATGAATSAEVPA, from the coding sequence GTGCCGCCAGACAGCGACGGCCCCCTGCTGCGGATGCGCGGCGTCGGCAAGGCCTTCTTCGGGGTACGCGTGCTCGACGACGTCGACCTCGACCTCCACTCCGGACAGGTGCACGCCCTCGTCGGCGAGAACGGCGCCGGCAAGTCCACCCTCATGAAGATCGCCAGCGGGGTGTACCAGCCCGACGCCGGGACCCTGGAGCTGGCCGGGCAGCCGGTGACGCTGCCGGACCCGCGGGCCGCCCAGGCGGCCGGGATCGGCATCATCCACCAGGAGTTCAACCTCCTGCCGGAGCGCACCGTCGCCGAGAACGTCTTCCTCGGCCGCGAGCCGATGCGCCGCGGCCTGGTCGACCGCCGCGCCATGCACGCCCGCACCGCCGAGCTGCTCGCGGGCATCGGCGAGGACGCCATCACGCCGCAGGCCAGGGTCGGCCGGCTCAGCGTCGCCCAGCAGCAGGTCGTCGAGATCGTCAAGGCGCTCGCACTGGACGCGCGGGTGCTCATCATGGACGAGCCCACCGCCTCGCTGGCCGAGCACGAGGTCGAGCTGCTCTACAAGCTGGTCCGGCGGCTGCAGCAGCGCGGCATCGGCATCCTGTACGTGTCGCACCGGCTCACCGAGGTCTTCGACCTGTCCGGCCGGATCACCGTGCTCAAGGACGGCCGCCGCGTCACCACCCTCGACACGGCCGAGGCCACCGCCGACACCCTGGTCCGGCACATGGTCGGCCGCGAGCTGTCGCACTACTACCCCGAACGCGCCGCTCCCGGCAGCGCGGGACCGGCCCGGCTGACCCTGTCCGCCGCCGGCAACGGCCGCCTGCACCCCGTCGACCTGGAGCTGCGCGCCGGTGAGGTGCTCGGCGTCGGCGGGCTGCAGGGCTCCGGGCGCTCCGCGCTGGCCCGCGCGGTGTTCGGCATCGACGGCTTCCGCACCGGGCGGGTGCTGCTGGACGGGGAGCCGGTGCGGCTGCGTTCCCCGCGCCAGGCGGTCCGGGCGGGCATCGCGTACGTCACCGAGGACCGCAAGGGCGAGGGACTCGCGCTCAGCCAGTCCGTGCTGGACAACGCCCTGCTGGCGCAGCGCGCCGTGCGGCCTCGCTGGTTCGGCCGCGCCGCCCGCACCACCACCGTGCGCGAGCTGCTCGACGCCGTGGAGGTGCACGCGGCCGGCACCGAGCAGGAGATCCGCTACCTGTCCGGCGGCAACCAGCAGAAGGTCGTGCTGGCCCGCTGGCTGGCGATGACCCCGCGGGTGCTGCTGTTCGACGAGCCCACCCGCGGCATCGACGTCGGTGCCAAGGCCGCGATCCACGACCTGATCCGCCGGCTCGCCGCCGACGGCGCGGCGGTGCTGATGATCTCGTCGGAGCTGCCCGAGCTGATCGGCATGAGCGACCGCATCGTCGTCATGTGCGACGGCGCGATCGCGGGCGAGCTGCCCGCCGGAGCGAGCGAGGAGGCCGTGATGGGCCTGGCCACCGGTGCCGCCACCAGCGCGGAGGTGCCCGCATGA
- a CDS encoding SGNH/GDSL hydrolase family protein encodes MSWAGRPLALAMAPILLVQGARVRRRTPVLPEAAGAREGVRGDAPGDRLSLLVLGESTAAGVGVPTQADGLAPALAAGLSGHSDRSVTWRVAAHTGYSARKVLGLLVPRLPDETYDVVVVVLGVNDVLEMRSGRGWRRDVAALLAALRPRLRSGGRVVLAGVPDMSGFPALPQPTRAVLGLHARHLDQGLARVAAATPWAVHAPAFGIDTSGLYAEDGFHPGADGYRTWAAHLVTTMAALSGQSPRTM; translated from the coding sequence ATGTCTTGGGCAGGCCGCCCGCTCGCCCTGGCGATGGCACCGATCCTGCTGGTGCAGGGGGCACGCGTACGCCGCCGGACCCCGGTGCTGCCCGAGGCCGCCGGTGCACGCGAAGGCGTGCGGGGTGATGCGCCGGGTGACCGGCTGTCGCTGCTGGTCCTGGGCGAGTCGACCGCGGCCGGCGTCGGCGTGCCCACCCAGGCCGACGGCCTGGCACCGGCGCTCGCGGCCGGGCTGTCCGGGCACAGCGACCGGTCGGTGACCTGGCGGGTCGCCGCACACACCGGGTACAGCGCGCGCAAGGTCCTCGGCCTGCTCGTCCCGCGGCTGCCGGACGAGACGTACGACGTGGTCGTGGTCGTCCTCGGGGTCAACGACGTGCTGGAGATGCGCTCGGGACGCGGGTGGCGGCGCGACGTCGCCGCGCTGCTGGCCGCCCTGCGGCCGCGCCTGCGTTCCGGCGGCCGCGTCGTCCTGGCCGGGGTGCCGGACATGTCGGGCTTCCCGGCGCTGCCGCAGCCGACCCGTGCCGTGCTGGGCCTGCACGCCCGGCATCTGGACCAGGGGCTGGCCCGGGTCGCCGCGGCCACGCCGTGGGCCGTGCACGCGCCCGCCTTCGGCATCGACACCAGCGGCCTGTACGCCGAGGACGGCTTCCACCCCGGTGCGGATGGTTACCGCACGTGGGCGGCCCATCTGGTGACCACCATGGCCGCGCTGTCAGGACAGTCTCCTAGGACGATGTAG
- a CDS encoding sugar phosphate isomerase/epimerase: protein MFAIGANPWIWTSPVDDRALRELVPRIAAWGFDAIEIPVEQPGDWSAEGVRDLLAEHGLAPAAVLAVTPPGRDLVCTDAETVASAQAYLRGLVDAASVLGAPSVCGPVYAAVGRLWRMDAAERRDCYRQLRAALEPIAWYAGERGVAIGIEALNRYETSVVNTMAQTLEALDGLPGNVGIMLDSYHMNIEESDPYAAVTLAGPRIVHVQVSGSDRGAPGRDHLDWPRWLGALARTGYRGPICIESFTGENEAIAVAAAIWRPLAPSQDELATAGLAYLREVTVGLRA, encoded by the coding sequence ATGTTCGCCATCGGCGCCAACCCGTGGATCTGGACCTCGCCCGTCGACGACCGTGCCCTGCGGGAACTCGTACCCCGCATCGCGGCCTGGGGCTTCGACGCGATCGAGATCCCGGTCGAGCAGCCCGGCGACTGGTCCGCCGAGGGCGTCCGCGACCTGCTCGCCGAGCACGGGCTGGCCCCGGCGGCCGTGCTCGCGGTCACCCCGCCCGGCCGCGACCTGGTGTGCACCGACGCCGAGACGGTCGCCTCCGCGCAGGCCTACCTGCGCGGCCTGGTCGACGCGGCGTCGGTGCTCGGTGCGCCCAGCGTCTGCGGCCCCGTCTACGCCGCCGTCGGGCGGCTGTGGCGGATGGACGCCGCCGAGCGCCGCGACTGCTACCGGCAGCTGCGCGCCGCGCTGGAGCCGATCGCCTGGTACGCGGGGGAGCGGGGCGTCGCCATCGGCATCGAGGCGCTCAACCGCTACGAGACCTCGGTCGTCAACACCATGGCGCAGACCCTGGAGGCGCTCGACGGCCTGCCCGGCAACGTCGGCATCATGCTCGACAGCTACCACATGAACATCGAGGAGTCCGATCCGTACGCCGCGGTGACCCTGGCCGGGCCGCGCATCGTGCACGTGCAGGTGTCCGGCAGCGACCGCGGCGCACCCGGCCGCGACCACCTGGACTGGCCGCGCTGGCTGGGCGCGCTGGCCCGGACCGGTTACCGGGGGCCGATCTGCATCGAGTCGTTCACGGGTGAGAACGAGGCCATCGCCGTGGCCGCCGCGATCTGGCGGCCGCTGGCCCCCAGCCAGGACGAGCTGGCCACCGCGGGCCTCGCGTACCTGCGCGAGGTCACGGTCGGTCTGCGCGCGTGA
- a CDS encoding family 20 glycosylhydrolase, whose product MHARARQTRLARAVVVAVTAIAAALLAAPDPAQAAPASLGSVVPVPVSVQPAAGVVHTIPAGATIQTQAGSTAATDVGNHLAALLRPATGYALPVTAASGTPTSGIALLLSGADPSVGSEGYQLDVTAALITIRAQTAAGLFHGVQTLRQLLPAAVEARTVQSGPWEVAGGRIIDFPRYGYRGAMLDVSRHFFGVDVVKRYLDEIAQYKVNVLHLHLSDDQGWRIVIDAWPRLAAYGGSTQVGGGAGGYYTKAQYSDLVAYAAARHITIVPEIDMPGHTNAALASYAELNCNNTAPPLYTGTAVGFSSLCVGKEVTYTFVQQVLAELAALTPGPYLHVGGDEASSTSDADYRTFMNRIQPYVTANGKTVMGWHQLGQADHSPGRIAQYWGTSTSDADLSAAVSKGAKVLMSPANKAYLDMKYTNQTPLGLTWAGLIEVQTAYNWDPATLLPGIPASAVIGVEAPLWSETITKLADIEFMAFPRLPALAELGWSPQSARNWDTFKVRLGAQGPRWTAQGINFYRSPQVPWATPPVTGRVEAESYTSQSGVQIVADAAANGGNRVGYIDNGDWIGFSGVNVSGKTGFTARISSGGTGGTIQIRANSATGTLLGSVAVASTGGWGVYADVTTSLSAGSGPLYLVFTGAGTGLFDIDSFALTGTANPPSRVEAESYTSQSGVQIVADAAANGGNRVGYIDNGDWIGFSGVNVSGKTGFTARISSGGTGGTIQIRANSATGTLLGSVAVASTGGWGVYADVTTSLSAGSGPLYLVFTGAGAGLFDVDSFALTP is encoded by the coding sequence GTGCACGCTCGCGCCCGTCAGACTCGGCTCGCTCGCGCGGTCGTCGTCGCCGTCACCGCCATCGCCGCCGCCCTGCTCGCCGCCCCGGACCCGGCCCAGGCCGCCCCGGCGAGCCTCGGCAGCGTGGTGCCCGTGCCGGTCTCGGTGCAGCCAGCCGCCGGAGTCGTGCACACCATCCCGGCCGGCGCCACGATCCAGACCCAGGCGGGCTCGACCGCCGCCACCGACGTCGGCAACCACCTCGCCGCGCTGCTGCGCCCCGCCACCGGGTACGCGCTGCCGGTCACCGCCGCGAGCGGCACCCCCACCAGCGGCATCGCGCTGCTGCTGTCCGGCGCCGACCCGAGCGTGGGCAGCGAGGGCTACCAGCTCGACGTGACCGCCGCGCTGATCACCATCCGCGCGCAGACCGCGGCGGGCCTGTTCCACGGCGTGCAGACGCTGCGCCAGCTGCTGCCGGCAGCCGTCGAGGCGCGCACCGTCCAGTCCGGACCGTGGGAGGTCGCGGGCGGCCGCATCATCGACTTCCCCCGCTACGGCTACCGCGGGGCGATGCTCGACGTGTCCCGGCACTTCTTCGGTGTGGACGTGGTCAAGCGCTACCTCGACGAGATCGCCCAGTACAAGGTGAACGTCCTGCACCTGCACCTGTCCGACGACCAGGGCTGGCGCATCGTGATCGACGCCTGGCCCCGCCTGGCCGCCTACGGCGGCAGCACGCAGGTCGGCGGCGGCGCGGGCGGCTACTACACCAAGGCGCAGTACAGCGACCTCGTCGCGTACGCCGCCGCGCGGCACATCACGATCGTGCCCGAGATCGACATGCCCGGCCACACCAACGCCGCGCTCGCCTCCTACGCCGAGCTGAACTGCAACAACACGGCGCCGCCGCTGTACACGGGCACCGCCGTGGGGTTCAGCTCGCTGTGCGTCGGCAAGGAGGTCACCTACACGTTCGTGCAGCAGGTGCTCGCCGAGCTGGCCGCGCTCACCCCCGGGCCGTACCTGCACGTCGGCGGCGACGAGGCGTCGAGCACCTCCGACGCCGACTACCGCACCTTCATGAACCGCATCCAGCCGTACGTCACCGCCAACGGCAAGACCGTCATGGGCTGGCACCAGCTCGGCCAGGCCGACCACTCCCCCGGCCGGATCGCGCAGTACTGGGGCACGTCCACCTCCGACGCCGACCTGAGCGCCGCGGTCAGCAAGGGCGCGAAGGTGCTGATGTCGCCCGCCAACAAGGCCTACCTCGACATGAAGTACACCAACCAGACGCCGCTCGGGCTCACCTGGGCGGGCCTGATCGAGGTGCAGACGGCGTACAACTGGGACCCGGCCACGCTGCTGCCGGGTATCCCGGCGAGCGCGGTCATCGGCGTCGAAGCGCCGCTGTGGTCCGAGACGATCACCAAGCTCGCCGACATCGAGTTCATGGCGTTCCCGCGCCTGCCCGCGCTCGCCGAGCTGGGCTGGTCGCCGCAGTCGGCGCGCAACTGGGACACCTTCAAGGTGCGCCTGGGCGCGCAGGGCCCGCGCTGGACCGCGCAGGGCATCAACTTCTACCGCTCGCCGCAGGTCCCGTGGGCCACCCCGCCGGTGACCGGCCGGGTCGAGGCGGAGTCGTACACCTCGCAGTCGGGGGTCCAGATCGTGGCCGACGCGGCGGCCAACGGCGGCAACCGCGTCGGCTACATCGACAACGGGGACTGGATCGGGTTCTCCGGCGTCAACGTGTCCGGCAAGACCGGCTTCACCGCCCGGATCTCGTCCGGCGGCACCGGCGGGACGATCCAGATCCGCGCCAACTCGGCCACGGGCACGCTGCTCGGCTCGGTCGCCGTCGCCAGCACCGGTGGCTGGGGCGTCTACGCCGACGTCACCACCAGCCTGAGCGCCGGGTCCGGACCGCTGTACCTCGTGTTCACCGGGGCCGGAACCGGCCTGTTCGACATCGACTCCTTCGCGCTCACCGGGACGGCCAATCCGCCGAGCCGGGTCGAGGCGGAGTCGTACACGTCGCAGTCGGGTGTGCAGATCGTGGCCGACGCGGCGGCCAACGGCGGCAACCGCGTCGGCTACATCGACAACGGGGACTGGATCGGGTTCTCCGGCGTCAACGTCTCCGGCAAGACCGGCTTCACCGCCCGGATCTCGTCCGGCGGCACGGGCGGCACGATCCAGATCCGCGCCAACTCGGCCACGGGCACGCTGCTCGGCTCGGTCGCCGTCGCCAGCACCGGTGGCTGGGGCGTCTACGCCGACGTCACCACCAGCCTGAGCGCCGGGTCCGGACCGCTGTACCTTGTCTTCACCGGAGCCGGCGCCGGTCTGTTCGATGTCGACTCCTTCGCGCTGACCCCCTGA
- a CDS encoding ABC transporter permease, whose protein sequence is MSTDVATPTGPAPAVPAGLGGGGRGGWGAGSIRPVLIILVLLLVAVGIRQPDFYDPPVLLAFLKRAAPLIILAAGQYFVIVAGDFDLSVGSLVTAEVVIAARLIDGDPAATWPVVALLLAFGLLVGLVNGVVTTLLQVPSFITTLGMYLVLVGAVYTWTGGSPRGALSEEFRMLGRRGIDGVPVLGQLPYAVLVLAGVAVLAVLAMRADFGKVLLAVGDNPRAARLTGVRTARVRTIAFLVSGACAAVAAILLGGFGGVSFQVGAGLEFTAITAVVLGGVVLGGGRGSVAGAMLGALTLQTLLTLLNLLGVSGALSSAVQGLIILAAVAVGTLRRRT, encoded by the coding sequence ATGAGCACCGACGTGGCGACCCCCACCGGCCCCGCGCCCGCCGTCCCCGCCGGGCTGGGCGGCGGCGGGCGCGGCGGCTGGGGCGCGGGCAGCATCCGGCCCGTGCTGATCATCCTGGTGCTGCTGCTCGTCGCGGTCGGCATCCGCCAGCCCGACTTCTACGACCCGCCCGTGCTGCTGGCGTTCCTCAAACGTGCCGCCCCGCTGATCATTCTCGCCGCCGGGCAGTACTTCGTCATCGTCGCGGGCGACTTCGACCTGTCGGTCGGCTCGCTGGTCACCGCCGAGGTCGTCATCGCCGCCCGGCTCATCGACGGCGACCCCGCCGCGACCTGGCCCGTCGTCGCGCTGCTGCTCGCCTTCGGGCTGCTCGTCGGCCTGGTCAACGGCGTGGTCACCACGCTGCTGCAGGTGCCGTCGTTCATCACCACGCTCGGCATGTACCTGGTGCTCGTCGGCGCCGTCTACACGTGGACCGGCGGCTCGCCGCGCGGGGCGCTGTCGGAGGAGTTCCGGATGCTCGGCCGGCGCGGCATCGACGGCGTGCCCGTGCTCGGGCAGCTGCCGTACGCGGTGCTGGTGCTGGCCGGGGTCGCCGTGCTCGCGGTGCTGGCGATGCGCGCCGACTTCGGCAAGGTGCTGCTCGCCGTCGGGGACAACCCGCGCGCGGCCCGGCTCACCGGCGTGCGCACCGCCCGCGTACGCACCATCGCCTTCCTGGTCAGCGGTGCCTGCGCCGCCGTCGCGGCGATCCTGCTCGGCGGCTTCGGCGGGGTGTCCTTCCAGGTCGGTGCCGGGCTCGAGTTCACCGCGATCACCGCCGTCGTGCTCGGCGGGGTCGTGCTCGGCGGCGGGCGCGGCTCGGTCGCCGGGGCCATGCTCGGCGCGCTCACGCTGCAGACCCTGCTCACACTGCTCAACCTGCTCGGCGTCTCCGGCGCGCTCAGCTCCGCCGTGCAGGGCCTCATCATCCTCGCCGCCGTCGCGGTCGGCACGCTGCGCCGCCGTACCTGA
- a CDS encoding ABC transporter permease, giving the protein MSTDVARTRLRLPTLDATSGVWAALALALILGGTLVALDGGSLFSESSTISLLQRAAGLGIVAVGQTMAILAGSLDLSVAYVISLTSLVAAETMAGSDGMVLPAIAAVLAVSAAIGLLNGLLITKLRINAFIATLGVGLLIKGYLEQGYAGPAGSVPTSFQHLGYDRVGPVPLSFLLFAAVAAAAWFTLRSTRYGHHLIATGGDLDVARLSGVRTDRVLIRTHVICSLCAGIAGLYLASRLGAGAPRVGAEGGYDLESIAAVVLGGTVLAGGRGGVAGTVGGVLLLAVIDGVFNQLEVDSFFKQMVRGVVIVAAVAVYALRLRRTSDRRKAAVA; this is encoded by the coding sequence ATGAGCACAGACGTGGCGCGCACGCGGCTGCGGCTGCCCACCCTCGACGCGACCAGCGGGGTCTGGGCCGCGCTCGCCCTCGCCCTGATCCTCGGCGGCACCCTGGTCGCCCTGGACGGCGGATCGCTGTTCAGCGAGTCGAGCACGATCAGCCTGCTGCAGCGGGCGGCCGGGCTCGGCATCGTCGCGGTCGGGCAGACCATGGCCATCCTCGCCGGGTCGCTGGACCTGTCGGTGGCGTACGTGATCAGCCTGACCTCGCTCGTCGCCGCCGAGACCATGGCCGGATCCGACGGCATGGTGCTGCCCGCGATCGCCGCCGTGCTCGCCGTGTCCGCCGCGATCGGGCTGCTCAACGGCCTGCTCATCACCAAGCTGCGGATCAACGCGTTCATCGCTACGCTCGGCGTCGGCCTGCTGATCAAGGGCTACCTCGAACAGGGCTACGCCGGACCGGCGGGCAGCGTGCCCACCTCGTTCCAGCACCTGGGCTACGACCGGGTCGGGCCGGTGCCGCTGTCGTTCCTGCTGTTCGCCGCGGTGGCCGCCGCGGCCTGGTTCACCCTGCGCAGCACCCGCTACGGCCATCACCTGATCGCCACCGGCGGCGACCTCGACGTGGCCCGCCTGTCCGGGGTGCGCACCGACCGGGTCCTGATCCGCACCCACGTCATCTGCTCGCTGTGCGCCGGGATCGCCGGGCTCTACCTGGCCAGCCGCCTCGGCGCGGGAGCACCCCGGGTCGGCGCCGAGGGCGGCTACGACCTGGAGTCGATCGCGGCGGTCGTGCTCGGCGGCACCGTGCTGGCCGGAGGCCGGGGCGGCGTGGCCGGCACCGTCGGCGGGGTGCTGCTGCTGGCCGTGATCGACGGCGTGTTCAACCAGCTCGAAGTGGACTCCTTCTTCAAGCAGATGGTGCGCGGCGTGGTCATCGTCGCCGCGGTCGCGGTCTACGCGCTGCGCCTGCGCCGCACCTCCGACCGGCGGAAGGCGGCCGTGGCATGA
- a CDS encoding substrate-binding domain-containing protein, whose protein sequence is MRRSTPVLLALCTAVAVGVVGCTSDVPGASPSAGPSGAGTGETSKFFVQADHDNELALRTKAATGPADKPWEQALDPKTVDTAKYKKAGPYHLCFSNAGVGNPWRQVGFKNMQAEVKLHPEIKTFTVADAESKDDKQISDITDLLGKGCDALIVSPNTTATLTPAVEQACAKVPVIVFDRGVNTKCPVTFINPIGGYAFGATGAEFLVEKVKPKGKILALRILPGVDVLEARWGAAKVVFDKSDLEVVGVEFTDGDAAKTKTIVTNYLQRFGDIDGIWMDAGATAVAAAEAFEDAGKPFPAIVGEDQQDFLKMWQDKKLTAIAPTYPTYQWRTPVIAALQILGGQPVPSPWKLPQPTITQDNLSSFVQKDMPPLHYAMCGCATLPGYPGDWGGK, encoded by the coding sequence ATGAGGAGAAGCACCCCCGTCCTGCTGGCCCTGTGCACCGCCGTGGCGGTGGGCGTGGTCGGCTGCACCAGCGACGTGCCCGGCGCGTCGCCCAGCGCCGGGCCCAGCGGCGCCGGCACCGGCGAGACGTCGAAGTTCTTCGTCCAGGCCGACCACGACAACGAGCTGGCCCTGCGCACCAAGGCGGCCACCGGCCCCGCCGACAAGCCCTGGGAGCAGGCCCTCGATCCGAAGACCGTGGACACCGCCAAGTACAAGAAGGCCGGCCCGTACCACCTGTGCTTCTCCAACGCGGGTGTGGGCAACCCGTGGCGGCAGGTCGGCTTCAAGAACATGCAGGCCGAGGTCAAGCTGCACCCGGAGATCAAGACCTTCACCGTGGCCGACGCGGAGAGCAAGGACGACAAGCAGATCTCCGACATCACCGACCTGCTCGGCAAGGGCTGCGACGCGCTCATCGTCTCCCCGAACACCACCGCGACGCTGACCCCCGCCGTCGAGCAGGCCTGCGCCAAGGTGCCGGTCATCGTCTTCGACCGCGGCGTCAACACCAAGTGCCCGGTCACCTTCATCAACCCCATCGGCGGGTACGCGTTCGGCGCCACCGGCGCCGAGTTCCTCGTCGAGAAGGTCAAGCCGAAGGGCAAGATCCTGGCGCTGCGCATCCTGCCCGGCGTCGACGTGCTCGAAGCCCGCTGGGGCGCGGCCAAGGTGGTCTTCGACAAGTCGGACCTGGAGGTCGTCGGCGTCGAGTTCACCGACGGCGACGCCGCGAAGACCAAGACCATCGTCACCAACTACCTGCAGCGGTTCGGCGACATCGACGGCATCTGGATGGACGCCGGCGCGACCGCCGTCGCCGCGGCCGAGGCGTTCGAGGACGCGGGCAAGCCGTTCCCGGCCATCGTCGGCGAGGACCAGCAGGACTTCCTCAAGATGTGGCAGGACAAGAAGCTCACCGCCATCGCCCCGACCTACCCCACCTACCAGTGGCGCACCCCGGTCATCGCCGCGCTGCAGATCCTCGGCGGCCAGCCGGTGCCCAGCCCCTGGAAGCTGCCCCAGCCCACCATCACGCAGGACAACCTGAGCAGCTTCGTGCAGAAGGACATGCCGCCGCTGCACTACGCCATGTGCGGCTGCGCGACCCTGCCCGGCTACCCCGGTGACTGGGGCGGCAAGTAG